Proteins encoded by one window of Sphaerodactylus townsendi isolate TG3544 linkage group LG02, MPM_Stown_v2.3, whole genome shotgun sequence:
- the LOC125427066 gene encoding gastrula zinc finger protein XlCGF7.1-like isoform X2, which yields MAEKRDESIPDQGQDCHKVIHKVEETCKCVECRMNFSDHSQYEIHLQIHSGKKSHQCLECDMTFLSRAKLLRHQRTHQTEKLYSSSECGKSLSQKSDFFQHQRTRSGKKALIYLERKQTFSGRRKGNVHIPKHSIMGAQKCFQCGKFFSCRSKLLVHQRTHTGDKPFECIDCGMRFSQRGNLQQHQRTHTSERPFECPECGKRFSNSTILQRHHITHTNERPFECSVCGKRFSRRCNLQLHQRTHTNERPFECSECGKRFNHSTNLQTHERTHTNERPFECPECGKRFNVSSSLQRHQGTHTNERPFECFECGKRFSQSRYLQNHQRTHTKERLFE from the exons ATGGCTGAGAAGAGGGATGAATCCATTCCTGACCAAGGACAGGATTGCCATAAAGTAATCCACAAAGTAGAGGAAACATGTAAGTGCGTGGAGTGTAGAATGAACTTCTCAGATCACAGCCAATatgaaatccatttgcaaatacaCAGTGGAAAGAAGTCACATCAATGTCTGGAGTGTGACATGACTTTCCTTAGCAGGGCAAAGCTCCTGAGGCATCAAAGGACACATCAAACAGAGAAACTTTATAGTTCCTCAGAGTGTGGCAAGAGCTTGtcacaaaaatcagatttttttcaacaCCAAAGGACTCGTTCAGGAAAGAAGGCATTAATCTACTTAGAGAGGAAACAGACCTTTTCTGGTAGAAGAAAGGGTAATGTACATATTCCAAAACACAGCATAATGGGAGcacaaaaatgctttcagtgcggaaagttcttcagctgcagatcaaagctccttgtgcaccaaagaacccacacaggagacaaaccttttgaatgcaTAGACTGTGGAATGAGATTCAGTCAGAGAGGCAAtctccaacagcatcaaagaactcatacaagTGAGAGACcgtttgaatgcccagagtgtggaaagagattcagtaacAGTACCATTCTCCAACGACATCATataactcacacaaatgagagaccttttgaatgttcagtgtgtggaaagagattcagtcggcgTTGcaatcttcaactgcatcaaagaactcacactaatgagagaccttttgaatgctcagagtgtggaaagagattcaatcatagTACCAATCTTCAAACTcatgaaagaactcacacaaatgagagaccttttgaatgccctgaatgtggaaagagattcaatgtTAGTAGCAGTCTACAACGACATCAaggaactcacacaaatgagagaccttttgaatgcttcgaGTGTGGAAAGCgattcagtcagagtag gtatcttcaaaaccatcaaagaactcacacaaaggagagactttTTGAATGA
- the LOC125427066 gene encoding zinc finger protein 239-like isoform X1, which produces MAEKRDESIPDQGQDCHKVIHKVEETCKCVECRMNFSDHSQYEIHLQIHSGKKSHQCLECDMTFLSRAKLLRHQRTHQTEKLYSSSECGKSLSQKSDFFQHQRTRSGKKALIYLERKQTFSGRRKGNVHIPKHSIMGAQKCFQCGKFFSCRSKLLVHQRTHTGDKPFECIDCGMRFSQRGNLQQHQRTHTSERPFECPECGKRFSNSTILQRHHITHTNERPFECSVCGKRFSRRCNLQLHQRTHTNERPFECSECGKRFNHSTNLQTHERTHTNERPFECPECGKRFNVSSSLQRHQGTHTNERPFECFECGKRFSQSRYLQKHERTHTNERPFECSDCGKRFSQSRYLQNHQRTHTKERLFE; this is translated from the coding sequence ATGGCTGAGAAGAGGGATGAATCCATTCCTGACCAAGGACAGGATTGCCATAAAGTAATCCACAAAGTAGAGGAAACATGTAAGTGCGTGGAGTGTAGAATGAACTTCTCAGATCACAGCCAATatgaaatccatttgcaaatacaCAGTGGAAAGAAGTCACATCAATGTCTGGAGTGTGACATGACTTTCCTTAGCAGGGCAAAGCTCCTGAGGCATCAAAGGACACATCAAACAGAGAAACTTTATAGTTCCTCAGAGTGTGGCAAGAGCTTGtcacaaaaatcagatttttttcaacaCCAAAGGACTCGTTCAGGAAAGAAGGCATTAATCTACTTAGAGAGGAAACAGACCTTTTCTGGTAGAAGAAAGGGTAATGTACATATTCCAAAACACAGCATAATGGGAGcacaaaaatgctttcagtgcggaaagttcttcagctgcagatcaaagctccttgtgcaccaaagaacccacacaggagacaaaccttttgaatgcaTAGACTGTGGAATGAGATTCAGTCAGAGAGGCAAtctccaacagcatcaaagaactcatacaagTGAGAGACcgtttgaatgcccagagtgtggaaagagattcagtaacAGTACCATTCTCCAACGACATCATataactcacacaaatgagagaccttttgaatgttcagtgtgtggaaagagattcagtcggcgTTGcaatcttcaactgcatcaaagaactcacactaatgagagaccttttgaatgctcagagtgtggaaagagattcaatcatagTACCAATCTTCAAACTcatgaaagaactcacacaaatgagagaccttttgaatgccctgaatgtggaaagagattcaatgtTAGTAGCAGTCTACAACGACATCAaggaactcacacaaatgagagaccttttgaatgcttcgaGTGTGGAAAGCgattcagtcagagtaggtaTCTTCAAAAgcatgaaagaactcacacaaatgagagaccttttgaatgttccgattgtggaaagagattcagtcagagtaggtatcttcaaaaccatcaaagaactcacacaaaggagagactttTTGAATGA